A region from the Palaemon carinicauda isolate YSFRI2023 chromosome 16, ASM3689809v2, whole genome shotgun sequence genome encodes:
- the LOC137655721 gene encoding uncharacterized protein isoform X1, whose amino-acid sequence MCERLSVAQKLSPLKCQICVEWYDEGARTPKQLPCGHNLCATCILNLLGEPLHGPVNLEPAFPSGRMIRCPVCQRDVSSDQIHTNRILATKISGLVGLESMIITDDKVLETKKLKSIPSTIKPEKYSPENVPQPQKEGQALGWISPSTSHSLKPEVQVKHQENDQPQIGWSLPGIPMHAASAHVGIDRPQEETPFCPPTSFGNSVSFPSSNNFH is encoded by the exons ATGTGCGAACGGTTGTCAGTAGCCCAAAAACTT AGCCCACTGAAATGCCAGATATGCGTCGAATGGTACGACGAGGGAGCGAGGACCCCCAAACAACTACCGTGTGGCCACAACCTGTGCGCCACCTGCATCCTGAATCTTTTAGGTGAGCCTCTGCACGGGCCTGTTAACCTGGAGCCTGCATTTCCATCCGGCCGGATGATACGCTGCCCGGTCTGTCAGCGAGATGTCAGCTCTGACCAAATTCATACGAATAG AATCTTAGCAACAAAAATCAGTGGTCTGGTTGGTCTGGAGTCAATGATTATCACTGATGACAAAGTACTAGAGACAAAAAAACTCAAATCTATCCCTTCTACAATCAAGCCAGAAAAATACTCTCCAGAGAACGTTCCTCAACCACAAAAAGAAGGTCAAGCTTTAGGTTGGATCTCTCCGTCCACATCCCATTCTTTGAAGCCCGAAGTTCAAGTTAAACATCAGGAAAACGATCAACCACAAATAGGATGGTCTCTACCGGGAATACCAATGCATGCTGCATCAGCTCATGTGGGTATAGATCGACCACAGGAAGAAACACCTTTTTGTCCACCAACTAGTTTTGGAAACTCGGTCTCTTTTCCATCGTCTAATAACTTCCATTAA
- the LOC137655721 gene encoding uncharacterized protein isoform X2 gives MSYQSPLKCQICVEWYDEGARTPKQLPCGHNLCATCILNLLGEPLHGPVNLEPAFPSGRMIRCPVCQRDVSSDQIHTNRILATKISGLVGLESMIITDDKVLETKKLKSIPSTIKPEKYSPENVPQPQKEGQALGWISPSTSHSLKPEVQVKHQENDQPQIGWSLPGIPMHAASAHVGIDRPQEETPFCPPTSFGNSVSFPSSNNFH, from the exons ATGAGTTATCAG AGCCCACTGAAATGCCAGATATGCGTCGAATGGTACGACGAGGGAGCGAGGACCCCCAAACAACTACCGTGTGGCCACAACCTGTGCGCCACCTGCATCCTGAATCTTTTAGGTGAGCCTCTGCACGGGCCTGTTAACCTGGAGCCTGCATTTCCATCCGGCCGGATGATACGCTGCCCGGTCTGTCAGCGAGATGTCAGCTCTGACCAAATTCATACGAATAG AATCTTAGCAACAAAAATCAGTGGTCTGGTTGGTCTGGAGTCAATGATTATCACTGATGACAAAGTACTAGAGACAAAAAAACTCAAATCTATCCCTTCTACAATCAAGCCAGAAAAATACTCTCCAGAGAACGTTCCTCAACCACAAAAAGAAGGTCAAGCTTTAGGTTGGATCTCTCCGTCCACATCCCATTCTTTGAAGCCCGAAGTTCAAGTTAAACATCAGGAAAACGATCAACCACAAATAGGATGGTCTCTACCGGGAATACCAATGCATGCTGCATCAGCTCATGTGGGTATAGATCGACCACAGGAAGAAACACCTTTTTGTCCACCAACTAGTTTTGGAAACTCGGTCTCTTTTCCATCGTCTAATAACTTCCATTAA
- the LOC137655721 gene encoding uncharacterized protein isoform X3, which produces MSHHGDPSHTQSGHSDHHHSEHHHHKSDHHSSDDHHSEHKKHDSHKHKEHKHKHKEHKHKEHKHKHKDSHKPKEHKHKHKEHHDGSSSSSSSSSSSSDSD; this is translated from the exons ATGAGTCATCACGGAGATCCCTCCCATACACAG AGTGGCCATTCTGACCACCACCATTCGGAGCACCACCATCACAAATCCGATCACCACTCATCTGATGATCACCATTCAGAGCATAAGAAACATGACAGCCATAAGCATAAGGAGCATAAGCACAAGCACAAGGAACACAAACACAAggaacacaaacacaagcacaaggATTCCCACAAGCCAAAGGAACACAAACATAAGCATAAGGAGCACCATGATGGATCCTCTTcatcgtcgtcttcgtcttcttcttcttctgattccGATTAG